The Heptranchias perlo isolate sHepPer1 chromosome 17, sHepPer1.hap1, whole genome shotgun sequence genome has a segment encoding these proteins:
- the LOC137334089 gene encoding NUAK family SNF1-like kinase 1 isoform X1, which translates to MRADGGRDKENMKKEKCQEGKMVTRERYDCPEEQDWEETSTPGSKFCQPVKKHQHKHNLKHRYQILQTLGKGTYGKVKKAQERATGRTVAIKSVRKDKVQEELDRIHIQREMEIMSSLNHPNIIRICEVFENKDKIIIVMDYCSNGELYDYVNERRRLSENEARKAFRQIVSAIHYCHKKGIVHLDLKLENILLDENFNVKLADFGLSNLYHKDQLLETYCGSPLYASPEIVNGFPYQGPEVDCWALGVLLYTLVYGTMPFDSRSYKTLTQQISRGEYRKPPQTSDACGLIDWMLSVNSKKRATIEDIANHWWVNWGYDTPICDCNSDKDCHSPLLARYIDWQNRAGSAKQGMKETKDIQGMESSRHEIPTHITEERQEARLKKSKKGNDMTQPQQDVKLQKTTSKDTKRKPKGILKTRSSFDNDLLSSAVMDMQSQWTETNTTITGSANTFHKMHTMQTTIFTSMPKKGILKNSYQRESGYSSSPERSESMDTAVIPSKTCGKQSRILSSGEVIYRKKGILKRNGKFSTSLDLPDDCSPLKLSDSLKDLILSNGRNQRSVSRPSSVVSDDSILSSDSFDLLDLTAESKRRFFTHSKHGSIYSSASEEDLLELDKTEEVEPQTARRNGGSGKDNIGRIFSIMELEDTQDVYNKAQEICNNLKEK; encoded by the exons ATGAGAGCAGATGGAGGGCGCGATAAGGAAAACATGAAGAAAGAAAAGTGTCAGGAAGGCAAGATGGTAACAAGGGAGAGATACGactgcccggaggagcaggactggGAAGAGACGTCTACTCCCGGCAGCAAATTCTGTCAACCTGTAAAGAAACACCAGCACAAACACAACCTGAAGCACAGGTACCAGATTCTGCAGACCCTGGGCAAGGGAACCTATGGGAAAGTCAAGAAAGCACAGGAGAGAGCCACTGGCAGGACA GTAGCTATTAAATCTGTCCGAAAGGATAAGGTTCAAGAGGAACTGGATCGGATCCACATCCAGCGAGAGATGGAGATCATGTCATCTCTTAACCACCCCAATATCATACGCATTTGTGAAG TGTTTGAAAATAAGGATAAGATTATCATTGTAATGGACTACTGCAGTAATGGTGAACTGTACGATTATGTAAATGAGCGTCGTAGACTTTCTGAGAATGAAGCACGCAAAGCTTTCAGGCAAATCGTCTCAGCAATTCACTACTGTCATAAG AAAGGAATTGTGCACCTTGACTTGAAACTGGAGAACATTCTCCTGGATGAAAACTTTAATGTGAAG CTCGCTGACTTTGGCTTGTCGAATTTGTATCACAAGGATCAACTGTTGGAGACGTACTGTGGAAGTCCTCTTTATGCCTCACCTGAAATAGTGAATGGATTTCCATATCAGGGACCTGAg GTTGATTGCTGGGCCTTGGGAGTGCTGCTATACACATTGGTGTATGGAACAATGCCATTTGATAGTAGGAGTTACAAAACTTTAACACAGCAGATCAGTCGTGGAGAATACAGGAAACCTCCCCAGACTTCTG ATGCCTGTGGCCTGATTGACTGGATGTTATCAGTGAACTCAAAAAAACGTGCAACAATTGAAGATATTGCAAACCACTGGTGGGTCAACTGGGGTTATGATACACCAATTTGTGACTGTAATTCTGATAAAGACTGTCACTCACCACTACTGGCCCGTTATATTGACTGGCAAAACAGGGCAGGGTCTGCAAAGCAAGGGATGAAAGAAACTAAAGATATacaaggaatggagagttctagGCACGAGATTCCTACCCATATAACAGAGGAAAGGCAAGAGGCTCGTTTAAAGAAGTCAAAGAAAGGAAATGACATGACACAGCCACAACAAGATGTGAAACTGCAGAAAACAACTTCCAAAGACACAAAGAGAAAACCAAAGGGAATTCTAAAAACCAGGAGCAGCTTTGACAATGATCTTCTTTCATCTGCAGTCATGGATATGCAGTCGCAATGGACTGAAACCAACACAACCATAACAGGATCTGCAAACACCTTTCACAAAATGCACACAATGCAAACTACAATCTTCACTAGCATGCCAAAGAAAGGGATCCTAAAGAACTCTTACCAAAGAGAGTCTGGCTATTCTTCTTCTCCAGAACGCAGTGAATCTATGGATACAGCTGTCATTCCCTCCAAAACATGTGGCAAACAGTCAAGAATACTGTCCTCAGGAGAGGTTATATACAGGAAAAAGGGAATTCTAAAACGCAATGGAAAGTTTTCCACCAGTCTAGATCTGCCTGATGATTGTTCACCACTGAAACTTTCTGATTCTTTGAAGGacctgatcttatcaaatgggagaAATCAGAGAAGTGTAAGCCGCCCCTCCAGTGTAGTTAGTGATGACAGCATACTTTCCAGTGACTCGTTTGACCTTCTAGATCTCACAGCAGAGAGCAAAAGGAGATTCTTCACTCATAGTAAACATGGTAGCATCTATAGTTCAGCTTCAGAGGAAGACTTGTTGGAGCTGGATAAGACAGAAGAAGTAGAACCACAAACTGCCAGAAGGAATGGAGGCTCTGGAAAAGATAATATAGGGAGAATTTTCTCCATAATGGAACTTGAAGATACACAAGATGTTTATAATAAGGCCCAGGAGATCTGTAATAATTTAAAGGAAAAGTGA
- the LOC137334089 gene encoding NUAK family SNF1-like kinase 1 isoform X2, with protein sequence MRADGGRDKENMKKEKCQEGKMVTRERYDCPEEQDWEETSTPGSKFCQPVKKHQHKHNLKHRYQILQTLGKGTYGKVKKAQERATGRTVAIKSVRKDKVQEELDRIHIQREMEIMSSLNHPNIIRICEVFENKDKIIIVMDYCSNGELYDYVNERRRLSENEARKAFRQIVSAIHYCHKLADFGLSNLYHKDQLLETYCGSPLYASPEIVNGFPYQGPEVDCWALGVLLYTLVYGTMPFDSRSYKTLTQQISRGEYRKPPQTSDACGLIDWMLSVNSKKRATIEDIANHWWVNWGYDTPICDCNSDKDCHSPLLARYIDWQNRAGSAKQGMKETKDIQGMESSRHEIPTHITEERQEARLKKSKKGNDMTQPQQDVKLQKTTSKDTKRKPKGILKTRSSFDNDLLSSAVMDMQSQWTETNTTITGSANTFHKMHTMQTTIFTSMPKKGILKNSYQRESGYSSSPERSESMDTAVIPSKTCGKQSRILSSGEVIYRKKGILKRNGKFSTSLDLPDDCSPLKLSDSLKDLILSNGRNQRSVSRPSSVVSDDSILSSDSFDLLDLTAESKRRFFTHSKHGSIYSSASEEDLLELDKTEEVEPQTARRNGGSGKDNIGRIFSIMELEDTQDVYNKAQEICNNLKEK encoded by the exons ATGAGAGCAGATGGAGGGCGCGATAAGGAAAACATGAAGAAAGAAAAGTGTCAGGAAGGCAAGATGGTAACAAGGGAGAGATACGactgcccggaggagcaggactggGAAGAGACGTCTACTCCCGGCAGCAAATTCTGTCAACCTGTAAAGAAACACCAGCACAAACACAACCTGAAGCACAGGTACCAGATTCTGCAGACCCTGGGCAAGGGAACCTATGGGAAAGTCAAGAAAGCACAGGAGAGAGCCACTGGCAGGACA GTAGCTATTAAATCTGTCCGAAAGGATAAGGTTCAAGAGGAACTGGATCGGATCCACATCCAGCGAGAGATGGAGATCATGTCATCTCTTAACCACCCCAATATCATACGCATTTGTGAAG TGTTTGAAAATAAGGATAAGATTATCATTGTAATGGACTACTGCAGTAATGGTGAACTGTACGATTATGTAAATGAGCGTCGTAGACTTTCTGAGAATGAAGCACGCAAAGCTTTCAGGCAAATCGTCTCAGCAATTCACTACTGTCATAAG CTCGCTGACTTTGGCTTGTCGAATTTGTATCACAAGGATCAACTGTTGGAGACGTACTGTGGAAGTCCTCTTTATGCCTCACCTGAAATAGTGAATGGATTTCCATATCAGGGACCTGAg GTTGATTGCTGGGCCTTGGGAGTGCTGCTATACACATTGGTGTATGGAACAATGCCATTTGATAGTAGGAGTTACAAAACTTTAACACAGCAGATCAGTCGTGGAGAATACAGGAAACCTCCCCAGACTTCTG ATGCCTGTGGCCTGATTGACTGGATGTTATCAGTGAACTCAAAAAAACGTGCAACAATTGAAGATATTGCAAACCACTGGTGGGTCAACTGGGGTTATGATACACCAATTTGTGACTGTAATTCTGATAAAGACTGTCACTCACCACTACTGGCCCGTTATATTGACTGGCAAAACAGGGCAGGGTCTGCAAAGCAAGGGATGAAAGAAACTAAAGATATacaaggaatggagagttctagGCACGAGATTCCTACCCATATAACAGAGGAAAGGCAAGAGGCTCGTTTAAAGAAGTCAAAGAAAGGAAATGACATGACACAGCCACAACAAGATGTGAAACTGCAGAAAACAACTTCCAAAGACACAAAGAGAAAACCAAAGGGAATTCTAAAAACCAGGAGCAGCTTTGACAATGATCTTCTTTCATCTGCAGTCATGGATATGCAGTCGCAATGGACTGAAACCAACACAACCATAACAGGATCTGCAAACACCTTTCACAAAATGCACACAATGCAAACTACAATCTTCACTAGCATGCCAAAGAAAGGGATCCTAAAGAACTCTTACCAAAGAGAGTCTGGCTATTCTTCTTCTCCAGAACGCAGTGAATCTATGGATACAGCTGTCATTCCCTCCAAAACATGTGGCAAACAGTCAAGAATACTGTCCTCAGGAGAGGTTATATACAGGAAAAAGGGAATTCTAAAACGCAATGGAAAGTTTTCCACCAGTCTAGATCTGCCTGATGATTGTTCACCACTGAAACTTTCTGATTCTTTGAAGGacctgatcttatcaaatgggagaAATCAGAGAAGTGTAAGCCGCCCCTCCAGTGTAGTTAGTGATGACAGCATACTTTCCAGTGACTCGTTTGACCTTCTAGATCTCACAGCAGAGAGCAAAAGGAGATTCTTCACTCATAGTAAACATGGTAGCATCTATAGTTCAGCTTCAGAGGAAGACTTGTTGGAGCTGGATAAGACAGAAGAAGTAGAACCACAAACTGCCAGAAGGAATGGAGGCTCTGGAAAAGATAATATAGGGAGAATTTTCTCCATAATGGAACTTGAAGATACACAAGATGTTTATAATAAGGCCCAGGAGATCTGTAATAATTTAAAGGAAAAGTGA
- the LOC137334089 gene encoding NUAK family SNF1-like kinase 1 isoform X3, with translation MEIMSSLNHPNIIRICEVFENKDKIIIVMDYCSNGELYDYVNERRRLSENEARKAFRQIVSAIHYCHKKGIVHLDLKLENILLDENFNVKLADFGLSNLYHKDQLLETYCGSPLYASPEIVNGFPYQGPEVDCWALGVLLYTLVYGTMPFDSRSYKTLTQQISRGEYRKPPQTSDACGLIDWMLSVNSKKRATIEDIANHWWVNWGYDTPICDCNSDKDCHSPLLARYIDWQNRAGSAKQGMKETKDIQGMESSRHEIPTHITEERQEARLKKSKKGNDMTQPQQDVKLQKTTSKDTKRKPKGILKTRSSFDNDLLSSAVMDMQSQWTETNTTITGSANTFHKMHTMQTTIFTSMPKKGILKNSYQRESGYSSSPERSESMDTAVIPSKTCGKQSRILSSGEVIYRKKGILKRNGKFSTSLDLPDDCSPLKLSDSLKDLILSNGRNQRSVSRPSSVVSDDSILSSDSFDLLDLTAESKRRFFTHSKHGSIYSSASEEDLLELDKTEEVEPQTARRNGGSGKDNIGRIFSIMELEDTQDVYNKAQEICNNLKEK, from the exons ATGGAGATCATGTCATCTCTTAACCACCCCAATATCATACGCATTTGTGAAG TGTTTGAAAATAAGGATAAGATTATCATTGTAATGGACTACTGCAGTAATGGTGAACTGTACGATTATGTAAATGAGCGTCGTAGACTTTCTGAGAATGAAGCACGCAAAGCTTTCAGGCAAATCGTCTCAGCAATTCACTACTGTCATAAG AAAGGAATTGTGCACCTTGACTTGAAACTGGAGAACATTCTCCTGGATGAAAACTTTAATGTGAAG CTCGCTGACTTTGGCTTGTCGAATTTGTATCACAAGGATCAACTGTTGGAGACGTACTGTGGAAGTCCTCTTTATGCCTCACCTGAAATAGTGAATGGATTTCCATATCAGGGACCTGAg GTTGATTGCTGGGCCTTGGGAGTGCTGCTATACACATTGGTGTATGGAACAATGCCATTTGATAGTAGGAGTTACAAAACTTTAACACAGCAGATCAGTCGTGGAGAATACAGGAAACCTCCCCAGACTTCTG ATGCCTGTGGCCTGATTGACTGGATGTTATCAGTGAACTCAAAAAAACGTGCAACAATTGAAGATATTGCAAACCACTGGTGGGTCAACTGGGGTTATGATACACCAATTTGTGACTGTAATTCTGATAAAGACTGTCACTCACCACTACTGGCCCGTTATATTGACTGGCAAAACAGGGCAGGGTCTGCAAAGCAAGGGATGAAAGAAACTAAAGATATacaaggaatggagagttctagGCACGAGATTCCTACCCATATAACAGAGGAAAGGCAAGAGGCTCGTTTAAAGAAGTCAAAGAAAGGAAATGACATGACACAGCCACAACAAGATGTGAAACTGCAGAAAACAACTTCCAAAGACACAAAGAGAAAACCAAAGGGAATTCTAAAAACCAGGAGCAGCTTTGACAATGATCTTCTTTCATCTGCAGTCATGGATATGCAGTCGCAATGGACTGAAACCAACACAACCATAACAGGATCTGCAAACACCTTTCACAAAATGCACACAATGCAAACTACAATCTTCACTAGCATGCCAAAGAAAGGGATCCTAAAGAACTCTTACCAAAGAGAGTCTGGCTATTCTTCTTCTCCAGAACGCAGTGAATCTATGGATACAGCTGTCATTCCCTCCAAAACATGTGGCAAACAGTCAAGAATACTGTCCTCAGGAGAGGTTATATACAGGAAAAAGGGAATTCTAAAACGCAATGGAAAGTTTTCCACCAGTCTAGATCTGCCTGATGATTGTTCACCACTGAAACTTTCTGATTCTTTGAAGGacctgatcttatcaaatgggagaAATCAGAGAAGTGTAAGCCGCCCCTCCAGTGTAGTTAGTGATGACAGCATACTTTCCAGTGACTCGTTTGACCTTCTAGATCTCACAGCAGAGAGCAAAAGGAGATTCTTCACTCATAGTAAACATGGTAGCATCTATAGTTCAGCTTCAGAGGAAGACTTGTTGGAGCTGGATAAGACAGAAGAAGTAGAACCACAAACTGCCAGAAGGAATGGAGGCTCTGGAAAAGATAATATAGGGAGAATTTTCTCCATAATGGAACTTGAAGATACACAAGATGTTTATAATAAGGCCCAGGAGATCTGTAATAATTTAAAGGAAAAGTGA